DNA from Corallococcus soli:
CCTTCATCCATGACGGAGCCGGTGCCCGTGTCGGAGCCGGTGCCCTGGCTTTCGCCCGAGCCTCCCGTCCCCTCCTGGGGCGCCATGCCCTCCGAGGCCCTGTCGCGCTCCTTGCACCCGGTCAACGCCATCGTCCCCGCCACCGCGCCCACCGCCAGCCATCGCATGTAGTTCGTCATCTCAAACCTCCCTCGGATGTGACGAACCCAAGGCTGGGAGTGACGGGGCGCGGGAGCATCGTCCCGGCCGGCCGGGAGCTCCAGGTCGCTCTCCCTGGAGCCTGTCGGAGGGGGCCTCGCCGGGCCGTCCGCCACAAGGCAGGCGTCAGGCTTCGCGGCGGAGCACCAGCAGCGCGTACTCCAGGCCGCCATCCAGCAGCCCCTGCTGCAGCCACAGGTGGTCGCGCTGGGACTCCACCCGCACGGCGTTGAGCGCGGCGCGCAGGCTCCGCGCGTCCGCGGGGGCCTGGGCCATGTGCTCGTGGACGAGCAGCTCCGACGTCAGCGTCCAGAAGCCCACCGCGCGCGCGGACACGTCGTCGTGCACCTCCAGCTCCAGGCCCGCTTCCTGCGCGGCGGTGAGGAACCCGCTCACGCTGCCCAGGTGCGCGCGCCAGGCGTTCCGGGAGGGAGGCACCGCGCCGGGCCGCACCCAGAAGCAGTCCGCGAGCGCCAGCAGGCCGCCCGGCTTGAGCCAGCTTCGCGCGGCGCGCAGCCAGTCCGCGCGGGGGAGGGCGCAGGCGCTCTCCACGGCGATGAGGGCGTCGAAGCACGCGCGGCCCCGCAGGTCCTCCCGCGAGTACAGCCGGGCCCGCACGCGGTCGCCCATGCCCGCCTCGTGCGCGAAGGCGCGCACCTGCTCCTCGTGCGCGGGCACGTGCACCATCGCCGTCACCGACGCGCGGTGCTCCTGGGCCCAGTACAGCGCGCCGCCGCCCAGGCCGCCGCTCACGTCCATCACGTCGCCGCCGTCCGGGAAGCGGCCCATGGCGCGCGCCAGCTCCGCGAGCAGCGCCTCCTGCGAGGCCCGCAGCCGCTCGCGCAGCCCGGGCGCTGGCGTACCGGGCGGGGGCAGCCGGTCCACCAACCCCATGTGGCAGTGCACCCGGGGCCCCGGGCCGTAGCGGGCCAGTCCCCTCGCGGCCAGCGCTTCGTGATAGGCGCGCAGGTCGTTCGTGGGCACCCGCGCGCGCGCGCCGCCGCTGGCCGGAGGCGGTTCGCCGTCGTCGCTCCGGTCCGGTTCGAGCCCGGTGGCGGGCGTCTGGTGCAAGGCGCTCGAGGTCTTCATCGGTACTCCCGGGGCAGCAGGATGCGGAGCAGGGCGCCGCCGCCCGGTCCGTTGTGGCGGTGCAGCAGGCCCCCGCTGGCGCGCAGCAGGCACTCGCTGGTGTAGAGGCCCAGCCCCGTGCCCTGGGGCTTGGTCGTGTACAGCTCCTCCGCGGGCGCGGTGAGCCGCTCCGGTGGGAAGCCGGGGCCGTCGTCCTGGATTTCGACCTCCAGCCGTCCGCTGAGCCGCTCGGTGCGCGCGCGGATGAAGACCTGGGACGCCCCCTGTTCGCCATTGCCCTCGCAGGCGTTGACCACCAGGTTCTCCACCACCCGGCGCAGCGTGAGCGGCCCGCCGCGCAGGAGCGCGCGCTGGGGGCAAGGCGGCTCCAGCTCCAGCTCCACGTGGATGTCCACGTCCGGGAAGCGCAGGGCCACGTGGGCCTGCACGGCCTCCAGCACGGGCCCCAGTTCCACGGCCTCTGGTTCGGTGCCCGCGAAGCGGCGGCCCTTGGCGCGCACCTCCTTCACCATCTCCTGGATCTGCCGCAGGCTGTCCTGGAGCTGGCGGGCCTGGTCCTCGAACTCGGAGCGCGCCAGGGCGCCGCGCTGCGCGGCGCCGAACGCGGTCATCATGTCCGCCGCGCTGCCCGCGTGGAGCAGCGCCTGCTCCATGTCGTGGTGGTGGCGCAGCATCTCCGCCATGGCCTGGACGAGCTGGCCCACGTCGCGCTCCTGCTGCTCGATGAGCTGCGCGTGCACGGCGGCGCGGAGGCGCTCCGCGTCGGCGCGGGCCTGGTCGTACCGCACGGCCAGCGCGCCCAGGTACAGCTGGGCGAAGAGGGCCGTGGGCAGCACGACGGCGAAGAGCACCGCGTGGTCGGGGCTGGCGCGCAGGGGCAGGGCACAGAGCACGCCCACGAGCGTGCCCACCGCGAGGAAGGGCTGGCGCCACGTGACGCGGTAGCGCCGGCCATGCGCCGCGGTGG
Protein-coding regions in this window:
- a CDS encoding SAM-dependent methyltransferase, with protein sequence MKTSSALHQTPATGLEPDRSDDGEPPPASGGARARVPTNDLRAYHEALAARGLARYGPGPRVHCHMGLVDRLPPPGTPAPGLRERLRASQEALLAELARAMGRFPDGGDVMDVSGGLGGGALYWAQEHRASVTAMVHVPAHEEQVRAFAHEAGMGDRVRARLYSREDLRGRACFDALIAVESACALPRADWLRAARSWLKPGGLLALADCFWVRPGAVPPSRNAWRAHLGSVSGFLTAAQEAGLELEVHDDVSARAVGFWTLTSELLVHEHMAQAPADARSLRAALNAVRVESQRDHLWLQQGLLDGGLEYALLVLRREA
- a CDS encoding sensor histidine kinase, with amino-acid sequence MRTPPASTSALARAFRRWVHAQDAGRILASERVGVCLGAALTGTALLAVIAWAPGARTFFAVPFSTAFACFLPAVVNGLAFAGVHARRERMATWGWLWRLPSMALRHFFLASLMALSALPGATVFGALLVLTTAAHGRRYRVTWRQPFLAVGTLVGVLCALPLRASPDHAVLFAVVLPTALFAQLYLGALAVRYDQARADAERLRAAVHAQLIEQQERDVGQLVQAMAEMLRHHHDMEQALLHAGSAADMMTAFGAAQRGALARSEFEDQARQLQDSLRQIQEMVKEVRAKGRRFAGTEPEAVELGPVLEAVQAHVALRFPDVDIHVELELEPPCPQRALLRGGPLTLRRVVENLVVNACEGNGEQGASQVFIRARTERLSGRLEVEIQDDGPGFPPERLTAPAEELYTTKPQGTGLGLYTSECLLRASGGLLHRHNGPGGGALLRILLPREYR